A DNA window from Undibacterium sp. YM2 contains the following coding sequences:
- the accD gene encoding acetyl-CoA carboxylase, carboxyltransferase subunit beta produces the protein MSWLEKLLPPRIQRSESANRKSIPEGLWVKCPSCEAVLYRSDLEANIHVCPKCSHHLRIGARERLDALLDAGGRYEIGQEVLPIDTLKFKDSKKYPDRLKDALETTGETDALVVMGGSIMAVPVIAACFEFEFMGGSMGSVVGERFVRGAQAALEQKVPFICFTATGGARMQEGLLSLMQMAKTTSMLTKLSEKRLPFISVLTDPTMGGVSASFAFLGDVVIAEPKALIGFAGPRVIENTVREKLPEGFQRSEFLLQKGAIDMIVDRRKMREEIARLLALLQNQPAEAVSS, from the coding sequence ATGAGTTGGTTAGAAAAACTGTTGCCGCCGCGTATACAACGCTCGGAATCTGCAAATCGTAAGTCGATTCCTGAAGGTTTGTGGGTCAAGTGCCCCTCTTGCGAAGCGGTGCTGTATCGTTCTGATCTGGAAGCCAATATCCATGTTTGCCCAAAATGCAGCCATCATTTGCGCATAGGCGCACGTGAACGTCTGGATGCATTGCTCGATGCAGGTGGTCGTTATGAAATCGGCCAGGAAGTCTTGCCTATCGATACACTGAAATTCAAAGACAGCAAAAAATACCCTGATCGCCTCAAAGATGCGCTGGAAACTACCGGTGAAACCGATGCTCTGGTAGTCATGGGTGGTTCTATCATGGCAGTACCTGTGATTGCTGCTTGTTTCGAGTTTGAATTCATGGGTGGTTCCATGGGTTCTGTCGTCGGTGAGCGGTTTGTGCGTGGTGCGCAAGCAGCGCTGGAGCAAAAAGTACCTTTCATTTGCTTTACGGCTACCGGCGGTGCACGTATGCAAGAAGGCTTGTTGTCCCTCATGCAGATGGCAAAAACCACGTCCATGCTGACCAAGTTGTCTGAAAAGAGATTGCCTTTCATCTCTGTACTGACTGATCCTACCATGGGCGGCGTATCCGCTTCTTTCGCCTTCCTTGGCGATGTAGTGATTGCCGAGCCTAAAGCCTTGATCGGCTTTGCTGGCCCACGCGTGATTGAAAATACCGTGCGTGAGAAATTGCCGGAAGGCTTCCAGCGCTCTGAATTCCTGCTGCAAAAAGGCGCGATCGACATGATCGTTGACCGTCGCAAGATGCGTGAAGAAATCGCGCGGTTGCTGGCGCTGTTGCAAAACCAGCCCGCTGAAGCAGTATCTTCCTGA
- the trpA gene encoding tryptophan synthase subunit alpha, translating to MSRIQNTMAALAASNKKGLIPFITAGDPAPELTVPLMHALVEGGADIIELGVPFSDPMADGPVIQRASERALQFGVGLRDVLQFVREFRQSNQKTPVVLMGYANPIERMGQDAFITKAAEVGVDGVLVVDYPPEECEEFASKMQQQGMDTIFLLAPTSTDERIAQVGKIASGYVYYVSLKGVTGSGALDLDAVAAMIPRIKRHVKVPVGVGFGIRDGATARAISTVSDAVVIGSRIIQELENTPRGDIVAAVAAVKSFISGVRQALDE from the coding sequence ATGTCAAGAATTCAAAATACCATGGCTGCTTTGGCGGCCAGCAATAAAAAAGGTTTAATCCCTTTCATCACCGCAGGTGATCCCGCGCCTGAGTTAACTGTACCTTTAATGCATGCTCTGGTCGAGGGCGGGGCCGATATTATCGAGCTGGGCGTGCCGTTTTCTGATCCCATGGCGGATGGCCCTGTCATTCAGCGCGCCTCTGAAAGAGCGCTGCAATTTGGAGTTGGCTTGCGGGATGTATTACAATTCGTCCGCGAATTCCGGCAAAGTAATCAAAAGACACCAGTTGTGCTCATGGGTTATGCCAATCCCATAGAGCGCATGGGGCAGGATGCTTTTATCACCAAGGCTGCTGAAGTTGGGGTGGATGGTGTGCTGGTAGTGGATTACCCGCCGGAAGAATGTGAAGAATTTGCAAGTAAAATGCAGCAACAGGGGATGGATACCATTTTCTTGCTGGCACCGACATCGACCGATGAGCGCATTGCGCAAGTTGGTAAAATTGCCAGTGGTTATGTGTATTATGTGTCACTGAAAGGTGTTACCGGTTCTGGTGCACTGGATCTGGATGCGGTTGCCGCCATGATCCCGCGTATCAAAAGGCATGTCAAAGTACCAGTAGGTGTGGGCTTTGGCATACGTGACGGGGCGACGGCGAGAGCTATTTCGACAGTGTCGGATGCGGTGGTGATAGGCTCGCGCATCATTCAGGAACTGGAAAATACCCCGCGTGGAGACATAGTTGCCGCAGTTGCTGCAGTGAAAAGCTTTATTTCTGGTGTCAGACAGGCTTTGGACGAGTAA
- the folC gene encoding bifunctional tetrahydrofolate synthase/dihydrofolate synthase, with translation MTNLPATLADWLAVLETRHSKEIDMGLDRVAAVKNKLAIHYDCPVIMVAGTNGKGSTCAMLEAVLMQAGYRVGLYSKPHFLDFNERARINGEMVKDDVFISTFNAVEEARGDISLTYFEFTTLAICKLLADAKLDVVILEVGLGGRLDAVNVIDADVSVVTSIDIDHIDYLGDTREKIGFEKAGIFRPGKAAICGDPLPPQSLIDHANAIGADLWLFGRDFNYNGDKQQWNFAGRSQRRNSLGYPSLRGANQLLNASAVLAALEALKLELPVGAQEVRTGLVMVDLPGRFQVMPGRPTVVLDVAHNPHAAATLAQNLDNMGFHAYTYAVFGSMLDKDIDGVIAQLKEKVDHWCVTALPLPRAAPVEVLKDKLVAAGVLADTEKTVTGFESPELAYAEAISKAGENDRIVVFGSFLTVAGVMRARRSSLH, from the coding sequence ATGACAAATTTACCTGCCACCCTGGCTGACTGGCTGGCCGTACTTGAAACCCGCCATTCCAAAGAAATCGACATGGGCCTGGACCGCGTTGCTGCGGTCAAGAACAAACTGGCGATCCACTATGATTGCCCTGTCATCATGGTCGCTGGCACCAATGGCAAAGGTTCTACCTGTGCCATGCTCGAAGCGGTGCTGATGCAGGCCGGTTACCGTGTTGGCCTTTACAGCAAGCCACATTTTCTTGACTTCAATGAGCGTGCCCGCATCAATGGCGAGATGGTCAAGGACGATGTCTTTATCTCTACTTTCAATGCGGTTGAAGAGGCTCGTGGCGATATTTCGCTGACCTACTTTGAATTTACTACGTTGGCAATTTGCAAATTGCTGGCTGATGCCAAGCTTGATGTGGTGATCCTCGAAGTTGGTCTCGGAGGTCGCCTGGATGCGGTGAATGTCATTGATGCCGATGTCTCCGTTGTTACCAGCATTGATATCGACCATATTGACTACCTTGGTGATACCCGCGAAAAGATAGGCTTTGAAAAAGCCGGTATCTTCCGCCCGGGCAAGGCAGCGATTTGTGGTGACCCTTTGCCACCACAGTCCCTGATAGACCATGCCAATGCCATAGGTGCTGACTTGTGGCTGTTTGGCCGCGATTTCAACTATAACGGTGATAAGCAGCAATGGAATTTTGCGGGCCGCAGCCAGCGCCGTAATTCCCTTGGCTATCCCAGTTTGCGCGGTGCCAACCAGCTCTTGAATGCGTCTGCCGTGCTGGCCGCGCTGGAAGCACTGAAGCTTGAACTGCCAGTCGGCGCGCAAGAAGTGCGTACTGGTCTGGTGATGGTGGATTTGCCGGGTCGCTTCCAGGTCATGCCAGGTCGCCCTACCGTGGTGCTGGATGTAGCGCATAATCCGCACGCCGCCGCTACGCTGGCACAAAATCTCGACAATATGGGTTTTCATGCCTATACCTACGCGGTATTTGGTTCCATGCTCGATAAGGACATTGATGGCGTGATTGCTCAATTGAAAGAAAAAGTCGATCACTGGTGCGTCACGGCCTTGCCTTTGCCGCGCGCGGCCCCAGTTGAGGTACTGAAAGACAAATTGGTCGCCGCTGGCGTGCTGGCAGATACTGAAAAAACCGTCACTGGTTTCGAGTCGCCAGAGCTGGCATATGCAGAGGCCATCAGCAAGGCAGGCGAAAATGATAGAATAGTGGTCTTTGGATCGTTTTTGACGGTTGCAGGTGTGATGCGCGCCCGTCGTTCTTCTCTCCATTGA
- a CDS encoding phosphoribosylanthranilate isomerase, with translation MQHRTRIKICGLTRSEDVRFVVAAGADALGFVFYPPSPRYVTPDTAGALLRDIPPFVMSVGLFVNIDEAGLQDVISKAPVQLLQFHGDETPAQCASLAACVNRPFIRAYRVKADTRPEDLLECEQSYRKASPLFSGLLLDTHVDGYGGSGKVFDWSLIPKELAPRVVLSGGLSVQNATGAVSQVRPFAVDISSGVEAAKGIKDEVSVRAFIAAVRLADNQE, from the coding sequence ATGCAACACAGAACCAGAATCAAGATTTGCGGTTTAACCCGGTCAGAAGATGTGCGATTCGTTGTCGCGGCTGGGGCTGATGCCCTTGGTTTCGTGTTTTATCCACCCAGCCCGCGTTATGTTACACCTGATACTGCCGGCGCTTTGTTGCGCGACATTCCTCCTTTCGTCATGTCGGTCGGCTTGTTCGTCAATATCGATGAAGCAGGCTTGCAAGATGTCATCAGCAAGGCTCCTGTGCAATTGCTGCAATTCCACGGCGATGAAACGCCTGCGCAATGCGCGAGCCTGGCCGCTTGTGTCAATCGTCCTTTTATTCGTGCCTATCGCGTCAAAGCTGACACAAGGCCTGAGGATTTGCTAGAATGTGAACAGTCTTATCGTAAGGCTAGTCCTTTATTCAGTGGTTTATTGCTAGATACCCATGTTGATGGGTATGGCGGTAGTGGAAAGGTTTTTGATTGGTCTCTCATTCCAAAAGAGCTCGCGCCTCGGGTCGTTTTAAGTGGTGGATTGAGCGTACAGAACGCGACTGGCGCAGTTAGTCAGGTTCGCCCGTTTGCGGTCGATATCAGTAGTGGTGTCGAAGCGGCAAAGGGTATCAAGGATGAGGTCAGCGTACGTGCGTTTATCGCAGCGGTGCGTCTGGCAGACAATCAGGAATAG
- a CDS encoding SPOR domain-containing protein, translated as MGLLSRFTQKQETSDTQDSGEFRSRAEEESIETRSRTKKAEPRRRSKVDDPILPEKKRARRRLIGAVALALAAIIGLPMILDSDPKPLPDDINVRIPSKDKTPDITADAVAPKSKKQLPDEPPEEIIEVPATPKNKVAATDGADRQVKSMTTAGGTTLAQTAPATAKPVKPEVKTEAKPETKTETKPVVKAESKPEPKVEVKPVPAPAKAVEKDVAAAKNEPKAEAKPAKPEKTEKADVKPVVAKPGSADDEAARALAILEGKTPPATKPVVSKPEAADKPAEKSSYTVQAGAFSTQSKVDEVQAKLNAANIRSYTQKIITTNGEVTRIRVGPFASKEEADKMRAKLSKLGLSASLPPN; from the coding sequence ATGGGTTTGCTCTCGCGTTTTACACAGAAGCAAGAAACTTCCGATACTCAGGATAGTGGCGAATTCCGTTCCCGCGCTGAAGAAGAGAGTATCGAAACTCGTTCCAGGACAAAAAAGGCCGAGCCCAGAAGGCGCTCCAAGGTCGATGACCCCATATTGCCGGAGAAAAAACGTGCCAGACGCCGTTTGATAGGCGCCGTTGCTCTGGCACTTGCTGCCATCATAGGCTTGCCCATGATCCTGGATTCTGATCCCAAGCCTTTGCCTGATGACATCAATGTCCGCATTCCCTCCAAGGACAAGACGCCGGATATCACTGCCGACGCTGTTGCACCAAAATCCAAAAAACAGCTGCCAGATGAGCCGCCTGAAGAAATCATAGAAGTACCAGCGACGCCAAAAAACAAAGTCGCTGCCACTGATGGTGCCGACAGACAGGTCAAGTCCATGACTACTGCGGGCGGTACTACGCTGGCCCAGACTGCGCCAGCAACGGCCAAGCCAGTCAAGCCTGAGGTAAAGACAGAAGCAAAACCTGAAACTAAGACAGAAACCAAACCTGTAGTAAAAGCAGAAAGCAAACCTGAACCAAAAGTTGAGGTAAAGCCAGTTCCAGCTCCAGCCAAAGCGGTGGAGAAGGATGTGGCTGCGGCAAAAAATGAACCTAAAGCTGAAGCCAAGCCTGCTAAGCCTGAAAAAACTGAAAAAGCTGATGTAAAACCAGTTGTTGCCAAACCTGGTAGTGCCGATGATGAAGCCGCCCGTGCGCTGGCCATACTCGAAGGTAAAACTCCGCCAGCTACCAAGCCGGTAGTCAGCAAGCCGGAAGCCGCAGACAAACCTGCAGAAAAATCATCTTACACGGTGCAGGCGGGCGCGTTTTCTACACAATCCAAAGTGGATGAAGTGCAAGCCAAGCTGAATGCGGCGAATATACGTTCATATACGCAAAAGATCATCACCACGAATGGTGAAGTGACAAGGATCAGGGTAGGCCCCTTTGCTTCCAAAGAAGAGGCAGATAAAATGCGCGCCAAATTAAGCAAGCTGGGCCTGAGTGCCAGCCTGCCACCTAACTAA